In Balaenoptera ricei isolate mBalRic1 chromosome 7, mBalRic1.hap2, whole genome shotgun sequence, a single window of DNA contains:
- the ANO7 gene encoding LOW QUALITY PROTEIN: anoctamin-7 (The sequence of the model RefSeq protein was modified relative to this genomic sequence to represent the inferred CDS: inserted 2 bases in 2 codons; deleted 1 base in 1 codon), whose protein sequence is MQERDAAGRAREEDSAVLIDVAPXAETGDSYGSTANASEPAGRQAATSRVGSPAKPWIVLRSSRRCSPQPCGIAQEAQLESQSGRQSPSSLCGWSSSSVLPESLLAISLQQPPLGVNEPSTNSNAGRIFSWVLVLNWAASSLGVGTTLPKATRCPKRPQPSVRMVALSSQPTSQPAGEAHACPLGFWPFGDPDGCDMRDVQDEDSVVRYLLFSAPWAVLRCYAEDLGLKLPLQELPDQASNWAASLLEWLGVPNILLEDVPDMPPKSYSCQFKVSNLSRFLGSENQATFFPITYRHQILFEILAKTPYGHERKRLFGTDQLLGEGAFSTAFPLHDGPLTTPPEGPRALGLTQRQVRLQSWARWRQWHKYQPLDHVRRYFGEKVAFYFARLSLYTGWLVPAAGAGTLVSLVGCLMVSSDAPRQELCGSGDSFEXLDCPFWLLSGACALVQAGRFFDHGGTVFFSLFMALWAMPLREFWERKSSTLACRWGCSDYEDIEERPRPQSAASAPTTAVNPIAGEGEPYFPKRSRLHRVLAGSAVVMTMVAVVVMCLVSIVLHRAIMAVTVSRPDNTPLAAWASRVASLMRSTVNLVFILSLSKVYVALACVLTKWETHRTQTKFEDAFTLKVFIFQFVNFYSSPIYIAFFKGRFVGHPGNCHTSPGVRSEECAAGGCLTELAQELLVIMVGKQIIYNVQEILVPELGGWWQRSRLRSKERKAGLARCPGRQADFELLPFQGLFDGHLEMVLHSGFITVFVAACLLAPLFALLNDRVEIRLDARKFGRERRRPVAECAQDIGIWFHILAAITRLAVIGNAFLLAFSSDLPPRAYHQWSRARNLRGSVNFTLARAPPAFAAPPHRTCRYRAFRGDDGRHARTHWNLLAIRLAFIIVCEHMAFSVGRVLDLLVPDIPGSVEIKVKRECYLAKQALAENEVLFGTNGAEEDQPLGSEMNLGPQA, encoded by the exons TTCTGCGCTCATCCCGAAGGTGCAGTCCTCAGCCCTGTGGTATCGCCCAGGAGGCTCAGCTGGAAAGCCAGAGTGGCCGACAGTCTCCCTCCTCCCTGTGTGGCTGGAGCTCCAGCTCTGTGCTTCCTGAGTCTCTGTTAGCCATCAGCCTGCAGCAGCCGCCTCTGGGCGTGAACGA GCCGTCCACCAATAGCAATGCTGGGCGCATTTTCTCATGGGTGCTGGTGCTT AACTGGGCTGCGTCCTCCTTGGGCGTGGGGACCACGCTGCCCAAAGCCACACGCTGCCCAAAGCGCCCTCAGCCTTCAGTCCGGATGGTggccctcagctctcagcccacgTCACAGCCAGCTGGGGAGGCCCATGCCTGCCCCCTGGGCTTCTGGCCTTTCGGGGATCCCGATGGCTGTGATATG CGAGACGTCCAGGACGAGGACAGCGTGGTGCGCTACCTCCTCTTCAGCGCCCCTTGGGCTGTGCTCCGCTGTTACGCGGAGGACCTGGGTCTGAAGCTGCCCCTGCAG GAGTTGCCCGACCAGGCCTCCAACTGGGCAGCCAGCCTGCTGGAGTGGCTG GGGGTCCCCAACATCCTGCTGGAGGACGTGCCCGACATGCCCCCCAAGTCTTACTCTTGCCAGTTCAAAGTGAGCAATCTGTCCAG GTTCCTCGGGAGTGAGAACCAGGCCACCTTCTTCCCCATCACCTACAGGCACCAGATT CTGTTCGAGATCCTGGCCAAGACCCCGTACGGCCACGAGAGGAAACGCCTGTTTGGGACCGAccagctgctgggggagggggccttCAGCACAGCCTTCCCCCTGCACGAC GGCCCCTTGACGACACCCCCAGAGGGCCCACGGGCCCTGGGCCTCACCCAGCGGCAGGTCCGGCTCCAGTCCTGGGCCCGCTGGCGCCAGTGGCACAAGTACCAGCCTCTGGACCACGTGCGCAGGTACTTCGGGGAGAAGGTGGCCTTCTACTTCGCCCGGCTCA GTCTCTACACAGGCTGGCTTGTGCCAGCGGCGGGGGCGGGCACACTGGTGTCCCTGGTGGGCTGTCTCATGGTGTCCTCAGACGCACCCAG GCAGGAGCTGTGCGGCAGTGGGGACAGCTTCG CCCTGGACTGCCCCTTCTGGCTGCTCTCCGGCGCCTGTGCCCTGGTCCAG GCTGGCCGTTTCTTCGACCACGGCGGCACTGTCTTCTTCAGCTTGTTCATGGCGCTGTGGGCCATGCCGCTCCGGGAGTTCTGGGAGCGGAAGAGCTCCACGCTGGCCTGCCGCTGGGGCTGCTCCGACTACGAGGACATCGAG GAGCGGCCAAGGCCCCAGTCTGCCGCCTCTGCTCCCACAACAGCTGTGAACCCCATCGCCGGTGAGGGTGAGCCCTACTTCCCCAAGAGAAGCCGCCTGCACCGGGTACTGGCCGGCTCCGCGGTGGTCATGACGATGGT GGCCGTGGTGGTCATGTGCCTGGTGTCCATCGTCCTGCACCGGGCCATCATGGCCGTCACCGTGTCCAGGCCAGACAACACCCCCCTCGCAGCCTGG GCGTCACGCGTCGCCAGCCTCATGCGGTCCACGGTTAACCTTGTCTTCATCCTCAGCCTCTCCAAGGTCTACGTGGCCCTGGCCTGCGTCCTGACGAAATGGG AGACGCACCGGACGCAGACCAAGTTCGAGGACGCCTTCACCCTCAAGGTGTTCATCTTCCAGTTCGTCAACTTCTACTCCTCGCCCATCTACATCGCCTTCTTCAAGGGCAG GTTCGTGGGCCACCCGGGCAACTGCCACACCTCGCCTGGGGTCCGCAGCGAGGAG TGTGCGGCCGGAGGCTGCCTCACTGAGTTGGCACAGGAGCTCCTGGTCATCATGGTGGGCAAGCAGATCATCTACAATGTGCAGGAGATTCTTGTCCC GGAGCTAGGGGGCTGGTGGCAGAGGTCCCGGCTCCGCTCcaaggagaggaaggcagggctgGCCAGGTGCCCTGGGAGGCAGGCAGACTTCGAGCTTCTGCCCTTCCAGGGCCTCTTTGACGGGCACCTTGAGATGG TGCTGCACTCCGGCTTCATCACCGTCTTCGTGGCCGCCTGCCTCCTCGCGCCGCTCTTCGCCCTGCTCAACGACCGGGTGGAGATCCGCCTGGACGCGCGCAAGTTCGGCCGCGAGCGCCGGCGACCCGTGGCCGAGTGCGCGCAGGACATCGGCATCTGGTTCCACATCCTGGCGGCCATCACCCGCCTGGCGGTCATCGGCAAC GCCTTCCTGCTGGCCTTCTCGTCCGACTTGCCGCCGCGCGCCTACCACCAGTGGAGCCGCGCCCGCAACCTGCGCGGCTCCGTCAACTTCACGTTGGCGCGCGCCCCGCCCGCTTTTGCCGCCCCGCCCCACCGCACGTGCAG GTATCGGGCTTTCAGGGGGGATGATGGACGTCATGCCCGGACCCACTGGAATCTTCTGGCCATCCGCCTGGCCTTCATCATCGTGTGTGAG CACATGGCGTTCTCCGTCGGCCGGGTCCTTGACCTCTTGGTGCCTGACATCCCCGGATCTGTGGAGATCAAGGTGAAGCGGGAGTGCTACCTGGCCAAGCAGGCGCTGGCCGAGAACGAG GTTCTTTTTGGAACAAACGGGGCGGAAGAGGACCAGCCCTTGGGCTCAGAGATGAATCTGGGCCCACAAGCCTAG